From Penicillium digitatum chromosome 5, complete sequence, one genomic window encodes:
- a CDS encoding Tetraspanin codes for MAFKVNTTYLLHIVFILGGAISLVLGAISWSRATALFLPLPTWVPAVATLLSPITVLTLIATQILSARVNNETARNYRWTTISSILDQVQTVISIIVATVALVYLFPDRILSCNLNEQWQEFFQSKNSQAIRSIQDEFRCCGLRSLHDRAWPFKDRNHGDNACELQLGYRRSCSAPWREHQQLTSWMVFAAVVFVFAAKIAFFLLSSHRTSWMSAQSANRGADYQRISHPAVQDEGENENGIPEEPQRTLLPQSNTEYRNDWQVD; via the exons ATGGCGTTCAAGGTAAACACAACTTATCTCCTCCACATCGTTTTCATTTTG GGAGGAGCCATCTCCTTGGTCCTTGGAGC GATATCTTGGTCTCGTGCCACCGCACTGTTTCTTCCTTTACCGACATGGGTTCCAGCTGTCGCAACCCTCTTATCCCCGATTACAGTGCTCACGCTGATAGCGACGCAAATTTTATCTGCACGTGTGAACAACGAGACAGCTCGCAATTATCGATGGACCACGATATCTAGCATACTCGACCAGGTTCAAACGGTCATATCGATCATCGTGGCTACAGTAGCACTTGTGTACCTCTTTCCCGACAGGATTCTCTCATGTAACCTAAATGAACAATGGCAAGAGTTCTTCCAGTCAAAGAATTCTCAGGCCATCCGGTCAATCCAAGACGAATTCCGATGTTGTGGTCTTCGAAGTCTTCACGATAGGGCATGGCCTTTCAAGGACCGGAACCATGGTGACAATGCATGTGAATTGCAACTAGGATATCGGAGAAGTTGCTCTGCCCCTTGGAGAGAGCACCAGCAGCTTACGTCTTGGATGGTTTTTGCGGCggttgtttttgttttcgCGGCGAAG ATCgctttctttttgctttccaGTCATCGGACGAGTTGGATGAGCGCACAATCTGCCAACCGCGGGGCGGATTACCAGCGGATTTCACACCCGGCGGTGCAGGACGAAGGGGAAAACGAGAATGGCATTCCTGAGGAACCGCAAAGGACATTGTTACCCCAGTCAAATACCGAGTATAGAAATGATTGGCAGGTGGATTGA
- a CDS encoding Kelch-type beta propeller, producing MGAVVSRTQFCASVQHDESSSSYQIYVLGGADLKSKDPILDVNYLSIPSFKWNSAAPLDDPHMTLTCVPNGRQIFGIGGRRAWADDGNAGCYDAPAFIYDAQSEATRSMFDPALSSFSPSSSTANDIKASPSPSSWADPAFKALFGNLDTKTSTATDNTTASPATPPKLNPSDSATRGVITGGVVGGVAGLALIIGLFWFFLARNKKQKHARFGEVETVTRQVQPMSELPVGARDGRSELGGGTYMYSELPAGNKREISELDSDRNG from the exons ATGGGGGCTGTAGTGTCCCGAACCCAATTCTGCGCCTCCGTGCAACACGACGAATCCTCGTCCTCGTATCAGATATATGTTCTTGGAGGGGCAGATCTCAAATCGAAAGACCCGATTCTGGATGT AAATTACTTATCAATTCCATCCTTCAAATGGAATTCTGCTGCTCCTCTCGACGACCCGCACATGACACTCACATGTGTGCCAAACGGGCGTCAGATATTTGGAATTGGCGGAAGGCGTGCCTGGGCAGATGACGGCAATGCAGGCTGTTACGATGCTCCGGCCTTCATATATGACGCTCAATCCGAGGCAACGCGATCGATGTTTGAT CCCGCCCTATCTTCGTTTTCCCCATCTTCTTCGACGGCCAACGACATCAAAGCCTCACCATCTCCCTCATCGTGGGCTGATCCAGCCTTTAAAGCCCTCTTCGGCAATCTTGACACGAAAACTAGTACTGCTACTGATAATACAACCGCCTCCCCAGCTACGCCACCGAAATTAAACCCATCCGACTCAGCGACCAGGGGTGTCATCACTGGTGGGGTTGTCGGTGGCGTGGCTGGCCTAGCCCTGATCATAGGTCTGTTCTGGTTCTTCCTTGCAAGAAataaaaagcaaaagcatGCGAGATTTGGCGAGGTTGAGACCGTAACACGCCAAGTGCAGCCGATGTCTGAACTTCCAGTGGGTGCCAGAGACGGGCGCTCTGAGTTGGGCGGGGGCACGTACATGTACTCGGAACTTCCTGCAGGCAACAAAAGGGAGATATCAGAACTAGATAGTGACCGGAATGGGTAG
- a CDS encoding Kelch-type beta propeller — protein sequence MIQLNTTAGQYTSLDGPYKAVEEGSLSFVPVGDRGILVYIGGDVPSIQDGINATMSSNPWSYVLSA from the exons ATGATTCAACTTAACACTACAGCCGGGCAGTACACATCTCTCGACGGGCCTTACAAAGCCGTAGAAGAAGGTTCGCTTTCATTCGTGCCGGTTGGCGACAGGGGAATTCTGGTGTATATTGGTGGCGATGTTCCCTCGATTCAAGATGGAATCAACGCTACGATGAGTTCG AATCCATGGAGCTATGTCCTAAGTGCATGA
- a CDS encoding TfdA family oxidoreductase, putative, which produces MSVQTITVPTPDIQYHPDLEKYKQRTRRRKETETLQTTLPAGFPQKLVSSLVWEGKDVEKRDDWVYQLNHDQLDELDAALKSFRALNLSLGHINQSTFPLPTLRPVLRHLSKEIHTGRGFVVLRGLRIDDYSREENVIIYTGLSSHIGNIRGRQQYVRLENNASPVLSHIKDLTTTAQKNLIGAPSNTADKQVFHTDAGDIVSLLCLNRAAEGGESYLSSSWHVYNILAQERPDLIHTLSQNWPLDGFNNPASPYTLRPLLYYHPATATTPERVLIQYARRYFTGFLAQPRSKDIPSITEAQAEALDALHFLAEEHRATLDFQKGDVQYVNNLSIFHARNGFTDAPGQERHLLRLWLRDPENAWEIPQELQARWDTVYKDVWAEEQVFPLEPTIRKSV; this is translated from the exons ATGTCCGTTCAGACTATCACGGTGCCCACCCCCGACATTCAGTATCATCCGGATTTGGAAAAGTACAAGCAACGGACTCGTCGCCGAAAGGAGACTGAGACCCTCCAAACCACTTTACCCGCAGGCTTCCCACAGAAGTTGGTATCGTCACTGGTCTGGGAAGGAAAGGATGTTGAAAAGCGGGATGACTGGGTTTATCAGTTGAACCATGACCAACTTGATGAACTCGACGCTGCTTTGAAGAGTTTCAGAG CTCTCAACCTTTCCTTGGGACACATCAATCAATCAACTTTCCCTCTACCTACCCTCCGACCGGTTCTTCGTCACCTCTCGAAGGAGATCCATACCGGTCGAGGATTCGTCGTGCTCCGGGGTCTACGTATCGATGATTACTCGCGAGAAGAGAATGTCATCATCTATACCGGTCTCTCTTCCCACATTGGCAATATTCGAGGACGTCAGCAATACGTTCGACTGGAAAATAACGCTTCACCCGTGTTGTCCCACATCAAAGACCTCACCACCACAGCCCAAAAGAATCTTATCGGGGCTCCTTCGAACACAGCCGACAAGCAGGTTTTCCACACCGATGCTGGCGACATTGTCTCCCTCCTTTGTCTGAACCGAGCCGCCGAGGGAGGAGAAAGCTATCTTTCCAGCAGCTGGCATGTGTACAACATCCTAGCCCAGGAAAGACCTGATCTGATTCACACTCTGTCCCAGAATTGGCCCCTCGACGG CTTCAATAACCCAGCCAGTCCTTACACTCTCCGCCCACTGCTATACTACCACCCAGCCACTGCCACTACCCCTGAAAGGGTGCTCATCCAATATGCACGACGGTACTTCACCGGATTTCTAGCTCAGCCCCGATCGAAGGATATTCCCTCTATCACGGAAGCGCAAGCCGAAGCGCTGGACGCTTTGCACTTCTTGGCGGAAGAGCACAGGGCCACTCTGGATTTCCAGAAAGGTGATGTGCAGTATGTGAATAACCTTAGCATTTTCCATGCGCGGAATGGGTTCACAGATGCGCCTGGGCAAGA GCGTCATCTGTTGAGGCTCTGGCTGCGAGACCCTGAAAATGCATGGGAAATACCCCAGGAGCTCCAAGCCCGCTGGGATACTGTCTACAAAGATGTTTGGGCGGAGGAGCAGGTGTTCCCATTGGAGCCGACTATTCGCAAAAGTGTCTGA
- a CDS encoding Flavin-containing monooxygenase FMO GS-OX3, which produces MPRILSPQKKHVQSVNSDYPWRSDNPFSPPPAPQPAPSGIKRLRNTLSKLSPSAFVEKEFLQKKNLHQSPLTKRNVDTLVTEQECNEAYKPNLHSPQVQVTEWLRRVS; this is translated from the coding sequence ATGCCAAGAATACTATCTCCACAAAAGAAGCATGTCCAGTCAGTGAACTCTGACTATCCATGGAGATCCGACAACCCATTCAGTCCACCTCCAGCACCGCAACCCGCCCCTAGTGGCATCAAACGACTCCGAAATACACTATCAAAGCTCTCGCCATCTGCGTTTGTGGAGAAGGAATTCCTACAAAAAAAGAACCTGCACCAAAGCCCATTGACCAAGAGAAACGTCGACACCTTGGTCACCGAGCAAGAATGCAATGAAGCCTACAAGCCCAATCTACACTCGCCCCAGGTTCAAGTCACTGAATGGTTACGGCGAGTCTCCTGA
- a CDS encoding FAD-dependent pyridine nucleotide-disulfide oxidoreductase has translation MPPKMPPKKVAIIGAGPSGLVTTKTLLHDFPRGTFSPIIFDSQDQVGGLWSSHHAPNQANAPLVTLDPQMRTNLSRFTVAFSDLDWESVIPDADVPIFPRARQAGEYLACYAERYIPTHLRRLGCKVVKTMRKGDDRGVPKWNVQWVEKSAAKSQPEDGPLDDGVSSEDFDLIVIASGYFAQQYIPNIPGLQQFQGQVIHSSLLYCEREQRPFAENEMNGQIVVIGGSMSGVEAASAVALDQSSSTLSTTRIPHIPQTKLHHISSRPFWTLPTYLPHEPPGGTPSFLPLDLAMYDLGRRPPGPIDYTLGPISEEKAVQTNSYFHTLLGSDYEKYAHVDSPHGAKEFRTQPPWVAIGNDYAGFVRCGAIQTSMGRVTSVHSDPDTQQASVQYVGPNGDTKTIENVTTIIMATGFTPYKSLSFLPEEVLTKLEYSQTDPFSPLILDKGGTVRSELPDVGFVGFYRGPYWGVMEMQARFLGKLWSGLNNGALCETDEQKQSLRSLRLAPPDLARGQFPMGDYVGLIESFAKDLDIDRSALDSGTSRSGPAVPARYLYGDISTPGARCEAERTLGALRDALIPGHKIAQNAAASAIFRALHGTWKSSEQRADTAGRETVGTLAFYPRYPTSPAYDREYVCVETVDSTRWEQPRRGNVRFIMRLAEVRFDIATSRIEIWSSGLADQPFAGQLIQVWELTPLCHERQDGASIPGSFMISAKSADSDSGVEYLYTFHFKGVSILSWEYVEVDTLEGKGGFSSYSYTRD, from the exons ATGCCTCCCAAGATGCCACCGAAGAAAGTAGCAATAATTG GTGCTGGCCCCTCAGGCCTAGTCACTACCAAAACCCTTCTTCATGATTTTCCTCGCGGAACCTTCTCTCCAATCATCTTCGATAGCCAAGACCAAGTCGGAGGTCTGTGGTCAAGTCACCATGCTCCCAATCAGGCCAATGCACCCCTGGTCACCCTAGACCCTCAAATGCGGACCAACCTCAGTCGCTTCACAGTGGCTTTTTCGGATCTTGACTGGGAGTCTGTGATTCCCGATGCGGACGTTCCGATTTTTCCTCGGGCGAGACAGGCTGGAGAGTACTTGGCCTGTTATGCAGAGCGTTATATTCCAACTCATTTGCGTAGGCTAGGGTGTAAAGTGGTAAAGACTATGCGAAAGGGGGATGATAGAGGCGTTCCCAAGTGGAATGTTCAGTGGGTCGAGAAGAG TGCGGCGAAATCTCAGCCGGAAGATGGACCACTGGACGATGGAGTGTCTTCGGAAGATTTTGACCTGATTGTCATCGCCTCTGGATACTTTGCACAGCAGTATATTCCAAACATACCGGGGTTACAACAATTCCAAGGCCAAGTAATCCACAGCTCTTTGCTTTATTGTGAGCGAGAGCAGCGGCCTTTCGCTGAAAACGAGATGAATGGCCAGATCGTTGTCATTGGCGGCAGCATGTCAGGCGTCGAAGCCGCATCCGCTGTGGCTCTCGATCAATCCTCCTCGACACTTTCCACAACCAGAATCCCCCATATACCGCAGACCAAACTGCATCATATATCTTCAAGACCGTTTTGGACGTTACCGACCTATCTCCCCCACGAGCCTCCCGGCGGGACTCCATCATTTTTGCCGTTGGACTTGGCCATGTACGACCTAGGCCGCCGCCCCCCAGGTCCGATCGACTACACTTTGGGACCAATCTCCGAGGAAAAGGCGGTTCAAACGAACAGTTATTTCCACACCTTGCTTGGCAGTGACTACGAAAAGTACGCGCATGTGGATTCACCACACGGCGCCAAAGAGTTCAGAACCCAGCCGCCATGGGTCGCTATAGGCAATGATTACGCCGGGTTCGTCCGATGTGGAGCGATTCAGACATCGATGGGCCGGGTGACTTCTGTGCATTCTGATCCGGATACTCAACAAGCTTCAGTGCAGTACGTAGGGCCCAACGGGGACACCAAGACGATAGAAAATGTGACGACGATAATCATGGCCACCGGATTCACGCCGTACAAGTCATTGTCATTCCTACCAGAGGAAGTACTGACGAAGCTTGAATACTCCCAAACGGACCCCTTCTCGCCGTTGATTCTCGACAAGGGAGGCACCGTCCGCTCGGAACTCCCCGATGTCGGATTCGTCGGATTCTACCGCGGCCCGTACTGGGGCGTGATGGAGATGCAAGCGAGGTTCCTTGGCAAACTATGGAGTGGGTTGAATAACGGTGCACTCTGTGAAACCGACGAGCAGAAGCAAAGCCTTCGCAGTCTGAGATTGGCACCCCCGGATCTAGCCCGTGGTCAATTTCCCATGGGCGACTATGTCGGGTTGATCGAGTCGTTTGCcaaggatttggatattgaTCGCTCGGCACTGGACTCCGGCACTAGTCGGTCTGGACCCGCTGTTCCTGCGCGGTATCTCTATGGCGACATTTCAACGCCAGGTGCACGGTGTGAGGCGGAGCGGACACTGGGTGCTTTGCGCGACGCTCTTATCCCAGGCCACAAAATAGCACAAAATGCCGCAGCGTCGGCTATCTTTCGGGCTCTGCATGGGACTTGGAAGTCTTCGGAGCAGAGAGCAGATACGGCTGGACGTGAAACGGTTGGGACTCTGGCCTTTTACCCGCGATATCCCACGAGCCCGGCATATGATAGGGAGTATGTCTGTGTAGAGACAGTGGATTCGACCAGATGGGAACAGCCTAGGCGAGGCAATGTACGGTTCATCATGCGCTTGGCAGAGGTGAGATTTGACATTGCCACTTCCCGAATTGAGATATGGtcatcgggcttggcggatCAGCCGTTTGCTGGTCAACTCATCCAGGTTTGGGAGTTGACGCCTCTCTGCCACGAGAGACAAGATGGAGCGTCTATTCCTGGAAGCTTTATGATATCCGCCAAGAGTGCTGATTCGGATTCTGGTGTCGAGTATTTGTACACGTTTCATTTCAAGGGTGTTTCCATCTTGTCCTGGGAATACGTTGAGGTGGACACTTTGGAAGGGAAGGGGGGGTTTAGTTCTTATTCCTACACCCGAGACTAA
- a CDS encoding Zinc finger, RING-type has protein sequence MSPSKTPTPDPLDPISTWRAWQTLTIIYTILLNRQIRRRWLLEQICMQDNPLYDRFQPLIFLEPVPTLQEPNTNPTPSKYATNNPFNRSTMHKLRTRAAVLRARVEKGKELASEIERRMVQDPPTSVDIGCVGLVLDMGLMGTGFMSVVFVLGRRGL, from the exons ATGTCCCCCAGCAAAACTCCAACCCCAGATCCCCTCGACCCAATCTCCACATGGCGCGCCTGGCAAACCCTCACCATAATCTACACAATCCTGCTGAATCGCCAAATCCGCCGACGCTGGCTCCTCGAACAAATTTGCATGCAAGACAACCCTCTTTACGACCGATTCCAGCCCCTGATCTTCCTCGAACCAGTCCCAACCCTCCAAGAGCCCAACACCAACCCAACTCCCTCAAAATacgcaaccaacaacccCTTCAACAGATCCACGATGCACAAACTACGCACGAGAGCCGCGGTCCTCCGCGCGCGCGTCGAAAAGGGCAAGGAACTCGCCTCCGAGATCGAGCGGCGCATGGTCCAGGATCCGCCGACCAG TGTGGACATCGGGTGTGTAGGACTTGTCTTGGATATGGGGTTGATGGGAACGGGGTTTATGAGTGTAGTATTTGTCTTGGGCCGACGGGGTTTGTAG